The Nocardioides panzhihuensis genome has a segment encoding these proteins:
- a CDS encoding MFS transporter, with protein sequence MSRTTLDQPSKQSQRTSHTSLPVVAGSSLAGTAVEWYDFFLYGTASALVFNTLFFPASDPLVGTILAFATYAVGFLARPIGAVVLGHFGDRHGRRATLIASLLLMGGSTFLIAFLPSYATIGIGAPTLLVVLRLVQGFALGGEWGGAVLLVSEHGDEKRRAFYASWPNIGPPLGNLAAAGVLLALNSALSEADFLSWGWRIAFGLSALLVLIGLWLRLYVAETPLFEQAQKRAHAQPKGLPVGVVVRKHWRMVLLAAATRFGENAGFYIYSLFVITYVTKMLHLDQSTALTAVLIGQGVAVVAIPSIAVLADRIGRRPIYLTASIATIVWSFVFFGLLDTKNTALIVLAVTGGLLIFAAFSAVIGAFFSELFPTEVRYSGVSLAYNLASVLAGSLAPIIAIALYQKFGTGYAIAAYLAAMGAVSLVASLIAKETRETDLATIGQD encoded by the coding sequence ATGTCCAGAACAACCCTCGACCAACCTAGCAAGCAGTCTCAGCGAACCTCACACACCAGCCTCCCGGTCGTCGCCGGCTCGAGCCTCGCCGGCACCGCCGTCGAGTGGTACGACTTCTTCCTCTACGGGACAGCCTCGGCGCTGGTCTTCAACACCCTGTTCTTCCCCGCGTCCGACCCGCTCGTCGGCACGATCCTCGCCTTCGCGACTTACGCCGTGGGCTTCCTGGCGCGTCCGATCGGCGCCGTCGTCCTCGGCCACTTCGGCGACCGGCACGGACGCCGCGCCACGCTGATCGCGAGCCTCCTGCTGATGGGCGGATCCACCTTCCTGATCGCCTTCCTGCCGAGCTACGCGACGATCGGGATCGGCGCTCCGACCCTGCTTGTGGTCCTACGCTTGGTGCAGGGCTTCGCGCTGGGCGGCGAGTGGGGTGGCGCCGTCCTTCTCGTCTCCGAGCACGGCGACGAGAAGCGGAGGGCGTTCTACGCCTCCTGGCCCAACATCGGCCCGCCGCTCGGCAACCTCGCAGCGGCAGGTGTGCTGCTCGCCCTCAACAGCGCGCTCTCCGAGGCGGACTTCCTGTCCTGGGGCTGGCGGATCGCTTTCGGCCTCTCGGCACTGCTCGTCCTCATCGGTCTCTGGCTGCGTCTCTACGTCGCTGAGACACCGCTCTTCGAGCAGGCACAGAAGCGGGCCCATGCCCAGCCCAAGGGACTGCCTGTGGGCGTGGTCGTCCGCAAGCACTGGCGGATGGTGCTGCTGGCAGCCGCGACCCGCTTCGGTGAGAACGCCGGCTTCTACATCTACTCGCTGTTCGTGATCACGTATGTCACCAAGATGCTCCACCTCGACCAGTCGACGGCTCTGACGGCCGTGCTGATCGGCCAGGGTGTCGCAGTCGTGGCGATCCCCTCCATCGCGGTGCTGGCGGACCGGATCGGCCGGCGCCCGATCTACCTGACTGCGTCGATCGCGACGATCGTGTGGTCCTTCGTCTTCTTCGGCCTGCTGGACACTAAGAACACGGCACTGATCGTGCTGGCCGTCACCGGGGGTCTGCTGATCTTCGCCGCCTTCAGCGCGGTGATCGGCGCCTTCTTCTCCGAGCTGTTCCCGACCGAAGTGCGCTACTCAGGCGTCTCGTTGGCCTACAACTTGGCCTCTGTCCTCGCCGGCTCGCTCGCTCCGATCATCGCGATCGCGCTCTACCAGAAGTTCGGCACCGGCTACGCGATCGCGGCCTATCTCGCCGCCATGGGTGCGGTCTCCCTCGTCGCCTCCCTGATCGCGAAGGAGACCCGGGAGACGGACCTGGCCACGATCGGGCAGGACTGA
- a CDS encoding flavin reductase family protein, whose translation MTASLVDSMAMRQTMGRFATGVAVITTEHDGVPHGMTVNSLTSVSLDPPLLLVCFNHGARSAEAVTAAGRFAVNILSSRQQAIALRFAQRGEDHFAGLGLEYDGHRVPVVPGALAHVDCDVERVVDAGDHTVVFGAVVDVCSREGEALGFHGGRFAEVTPHGHEPEHWFF comes from the coding sequence ATGACCGCATCCCTGGTCGACTCGATGGCGATGCGCCAGACCATGGGTCGCTTCGCCACCGGCGTCGCCGTCATCACGACCGAGCACGACGGCGTCCCGCACGGGATGACCGTGAACTCGCTGACCTCGGTCTCGCTCGACCCACCGCTGCTCCTGGTCTGCTTCAATCACGGGGCCCGCAGCGCGGAGGCGGTCACGGCTGCCGGGCGGTTCGCGGTCAACATCCTCTCGTCGCGCCAGCAGGCGATCGCGCTGCGCTTCGCCCAGCGCGGCGAGGACCACTTCGCCGGCCTCGGCCTGGAGTACGACGGTCACCGCGTGCCCGTCGTTCCCGGCGCGCTGGCACACGTCGACTGCGACGTGGAGCGAGTGGTCGACGCCGGCGATCACACCGTCGTCTTCGGCGCGGTCGTCGACGTCTGCTCTCGCGAGGGCGAGGCGCTCGGATTCCACGGCGGACGCTTCGCCGAGGTCACCCCGCACGGGCACGAGCCCGAGCACTGGTTCTTCTAG
- a CDS encoding cupin domain-containing protein, with translation MSKPEIEFTPITDIDYTLCPGDNPLIKERILATDPVGGVATRILRYEPGADSTELGVQKHEFWEEVYIIEGSFHDLSLGRTFVAGEFACRPPGMPHGPWRTDEGVTTYEVRYHAQAED, from the coding sequence ATGAGCAAGCCCGAGATCGAGTTCACCCCGATCACCGACATCGACTACACCCTGTGCCCGGGCGACAACCCGCTGATCAAGGAGCGGATCCTCGCGACCGACCCCGTCGGAGGTGTGGCTACCCGCATCCTGCGCTACGAGCCCGGCGCCGACTCCACCGAGCTGGGTGTGCAGAAGCACGAGTTCTGGGAGGAGGTCTACATCATCGAGGGCTCGTTCCACGACCTCTCGCTGGGCCGGACCTTCGTGGCGGGCGAGTTCGCCTGCCGCCCGCCGGGCATGCCGCACGGGCCGTGGCGCACCGACGAGGGCGTGACCACCTACGAGGTCCGCTATCACGCTCAGGCCGAGGACTGA
- a CDS encoding 4-hydroxyphenylacetate 3-hydroxylase family protein — MRTSTDYLASLDDDRRVIVDGKPVEHVASDPAFAPIASTIGDLLDLAADPANGMQVHDEATDRAVNRLFLAPRNADDLQSWRDAAQIWADHTHGWVGRSPDHVGAFVAAFSSHPEAFATERGLADNVLAFHRRIVENDLHVSYAIIPPQVSRATTAHAWEGDFIQVGVKEEREDGIVVSGAQMLATGGAVADEILVSCIKPLKAEDADFAVSFTVPVGAEGLTLYCRRPYAPGVTSEYDYPLSSRFDETDALLVFHDVFIPWENVFVYKDVAGLRKQFFETAAHVLGNFQAQIRFATKLKFLAGIARKVAAVNDVDKFPGVIEKLGELASLVSIVESGVNSAQFTATTDAQGFLRPGAQALYGAMGLQAEIHPRVIGILRDLVGGGVLQVPSSVHELVEVATRDDMERYVSSPGISSIDRVKLFKLAWDAIGSEFAGRHQQYELFYSGAPFVVKGYAFRNFDYDGPLASVEEFLASYGVTELAAITEEVTA, encoded by the coding sequence ATGCGCACCAGCACCGACTACCTCGCCTCCCTCGATGACGACCGCCGCGTCATCGTCGACGGCAAGCCTGTCGAGCACGTCGCGAGCGACCCGGCCTTCGCGCCGATCGCCAGCACCATCGGCGACCTGCTCGACCTCGCGGCCGACCCCGCCAACGGGATGCAGGTCCACGACGAGGCGACCGACCGCGCGGTCAACCGCCTCTTCCTCGCGCCTCGAAACGCAGATGACCTGCAGTCCTGGCGCGATGCGGCCCAGATCTGGGCCGACCACACCCACGGCTGGGTGGGACGCTCACCCGACCACGTCGGTGCCTTCGTCGCCGCGTTCTCGTCCCACCCCGAGGCGTTCGCGACCGAGCGCGGCTTGGCCGACAACGTGCTCGCCTTCCACCGCCGAATCGTCGAGAACGACCTGCACGTGTCGTACGCGATCATCCCGCCGCAGGTCTCGCGCGCCACGACCGCCCACGCCTGGGAGGGCGACTTCATCCAGGTCGGCGTCAAGGAGGAGCGCGAGGACGGCATCGTGGTCAGCGGCGCCCAGATGCTCGCCACCGGGGGAGCGGTCGCCGACGAGATCCTGGTGTCGTGCATCAAGCCGCTCAAGGCCGAGGACGCCGACTTCGCGGTCAGCTTCACGGTCCCCGTCGGCGCCGAGGGCCTCACCCTTTACTGTCGCCGCCCCTACGCGCCCGGCGTGACCAGCGAGTACGACTACCCGCTCAGCTCCCGTTTCGACGAGACCGACGCGTTGCTCGTCTTCCACGACGTGTTCATCCCGTGGGAGAACGTGTTCGTCTACAAGGATGTCGCCGGCCTCCGCAAGCAGTTCTTCGAGACCGCGGCCCACGTCCTCGGCAACTTCCAGGCTCAGATCCGGTTCGCCACCAAGCTGAAGTTCCTCGCCGGCATCGCCCGCAAGGTCGCCGCGGTCAACGACGTCGACAAGTTCCCCGGTGTGATCGAGAAGCTCGGCGAGCTGGCCAGCCTGGTATCGATCGTCGAGTCTGGCGTCAACTCTGCGCAATTCACCGCGACGACCGATGCGCAGGGTTTTCTCCGTCCCGGCGCCCAGGCGCTCTACGGCGCCATGGGCCTCCAGGCTGAGATCCACCCGCGCGTCATCGGCATCCTGCGCGACCTCGTCGGTGGCGGTGTCCTGCAGGTCCCCTCGAGCGTGCACGAACTGGTCGAGGTGGCCACTCGCGACGACATGGAGCGCTATGTCAGCAGTCCCGGTATCTCCTCGATCGACCGGGTGAAGCTGTTCAAGCTGGCCTGGGACGCGATCGGCAGCGAGTTCGCCGGCCGCCACCAGCAGTACGAGCTCTTCTACTCCGGAGCCCCGTTCGTCGTGAAGGGCTACGCGTTCCGCAACTTCGACTACGACGGGCCGCTCGCGTCCGTCGAGGAGTTCCTGGCGTCGTACGGCGTCACCGAGCTCGCCGCCATCACCGAGGAGGTCACCGCATGA
- a CDS encoding DUF2848 family protein, translated as MSTTATRLRLGTTDGADVEIAPSHLVVAGYTGRDQEAVRHHIDELAAIGVPEPDTIPAFYPLDVDRLTTASDIEVSGDETSGEVEPVLIRANGTYYLTVGSDHTDREMETVGIQLSKAACPKPIASTLVELGDPPALVDWDAVVVRSWVDGDLYQEGTLASMLPITQVLAEWDQIGGSSDVALVLFGGTRPLIDGTFRYGRDWRMQLQVPGHDPIELTYSVSVRSN; from the coding sequence ATGAGCACCACCGCGACGCGCCTGCGGCTCGGCACCACCGACGGTGCCGACGTCGAGATCGCACCGAGTCACCTCGTCGTGGCCGGATACACCGGCCGCGACCAGGAGGCGGTTCGCCACCACATCGACGAGCTCGCCGCGATCGGTGTGCCGGAGCCGGACACGATTCCTGCCTTCTACCCGCTCGACGTTGACCGGCTGACCACCGCCAGTGACATCGAGGTCAGCGGAGACGAGACGTCCGGAGAGGTCGAGCCGGTGCTCATCCGGGCCAACGGCACCTACTACCTGACCGTCGGCTCGGACCACACCGATCGCGAGATGGAGACCGTCGGTATCCAGCTCTCGAAGGCGGCTTGCCCCAAGCCGATCGCCTCCACCCTCGTCGAGCTCGGTGACCCGCCGGCGCTCGTCGACTGGGACGCCGTCGTCGTCCGCAGCTGGGTCGACGGCGACCTCTACCAGGAGGGCACCCTCGCCTCGATGCTCCCGATCACCCAGGTCCTGGCCGAGTGGGACCAGATCGGCGGCAGCTCCGACGTCGCCCTCGTCCTCTTCGGCGGCACCCGGCCGCTCATCGACGGCACCTTCCGCTACGGCCGCGACTGGCGCATGCAGCTCCAAGTCCCCGGCCACGACCCCATCGAACTCACCTACTCCGTCTCTGTCAGGAGCAACTGA
- a CDS encoding nitrilase-related carbon-nitrogen hydrolase, translated as MQISLLQLASPDHESVEDRLARVDRTVHAERALRDVDLLVLPEMWTAGYFSFEQYAERAEPFEGRTLAAARSWATALQLFVHLGSFVEVDSEGRLHNTSVVVAPDGAVVAQYRKIHLFGYGSRETELLTPGEGLGVGPVGGPATGITTCYDLRFPELFRSLVDEGAEQVVVCAAWPAARLEHWRLFTSVRAVEQQVNLIACNAVGEQQGVALGGHSRVIAPTGEVLVEAGADEGFTYADVDPAYPSRFRAEFPALADRRWPGLPVPTQYTNPMKEYA; from the coding sequence ATGCAGATATCGCTCCTCCAGCTCGCCAGCCCGGATCATGAATCGGTCGAGGACCGACTTGCCCGCGTCGACCGTACGGTGCACGCCGAGCGCGCGTTGCGCGACGTCGATCTGCTGGTCCTGCCGGAGATGTGGACGGCCGGCTACTTCTCCTTCGAGCAGTACGCCGAGCGCGCCGAGCCCTTCGAGGGCCGGACGCTCGCGGCAGCTCGCAGCTGGGCAACCGCGCTGCAGCTGTTCGTGCACCTCGGCAGCTTCGTCGAAGTCGACTCCGAGGGCCGGTTGCACAACACCTCCGTAGTCGTCGCCCCTGACGGCGCTGTCGTCGCCCAATACCGCAAGATCCACCTGTTCGGCTACGGCTCTCGCGAGACCGAGCTGCTGACGCCGGGGGAGGGTCTTGGCGTCGGCCCGGTGGGAGGTCCTGCCACCGGTATCACGACGTGCTACGACCTGCGTTTCCCCGAGCTGTTCCGGAGCCTGGTCGACGAAGGCGCCGAGCAGGTGGTGGTCTGCGCCGCCTGGCCCGCCGCCCGCCTGGAGCACTGGCGTCTGTTCACATCCGTACGTGCAGTCGAGCAGCAGGTCAACCTGATCGCCTGCAACGCCGTCGGCGAGCAGCAGGGGGTCGCTCTGGGCGGCCACAGTCGGGTCATCGCTCCGACCGGGGAGGTGCTTGTCGAGGCAGGTGCCGACGAAGGCTTCACGTACGCCGACGTCGACCCGGCCTACCCGAGCAGGTTCCGCGCTGAGTTTCCCGCCCTCGCCGACCGACGCTGGCCGGGCCTGCCTGTGCCAACCCAGTACACCAACCCGATGAAGGAGTACGCATGA